A single region of the Papilio machaon chromosome 13, ilPapMach1.1, whole genome shotgun sequence genome encodes:
- the LOC106710578 gene encoding orcokinin peptides isoform X2 yields the protein MMRAGRFAVVITALLVCCNAEPHREQDGSVNEHSSERYDANGHKVRNLDPLGGGNLVREVRESRHSSFLPFSGVRRYEIIANGKRQLFPLISSDYYREDYPKRNFDEIDRSELDSFVGKRNIDDLEQPFPYAAKRFYNLYGSNYLDIPVTNLDKKRYRPDYPMDEIDLSHFPIGSKRSMAFNQNRPLR from the exons ATGATGCGTGCCGGGCGATTTGCTGTTGTCATAACTGCACTATTAGTCTGTTGCAACGCCGAACCACACAGG GAACAAGATGGGAGCGTAAATGAACACAGTTCAGAACGCTACGACGCTAATG GTCACAAAGTGCGAAATTTAGATCCCTTGGGCGGCGGAAATCTTGTCCGCGAGGTCCGTGAATCCAGACATTCCAGCTTTCTACCGTTTTCAGGTGTTCGACGGTATGAAATTATCGc AAACGGCAAACGGCAACTGTTTCCATTGATATCGTCTGATTATTACCGTGAAGATTACCCGAAACGTAACTTCGATGAAATTGATCG GTCTGAGCTGGATAGCTTCGTGGGCAAGCGTAACATCGACGACCTCGAACAGCCCTTCCCGTACGCCGCAAAGCGATTCTACAACCTCTACGGATCCAACTACCTTGATATCCCAGT CACCAATTTGGACAAGAAGCGATACAGACCAGACTACCCCATGGATGAGATCGACCTCTCTCACTTCCCCATCGGCTCCAAGAGGTCCATGGCCTTTAACCAAAACCGACCCCTCCGTTAA
- the LOC106710578 gene encoding uncharacterized protein LOC106710578 isoform X1, whose protein sequence is MMRAGRFAVVITALLVCCNAEPHREQDGSVNEHSSERYDANDYRQKEFDYLLRFLLQNEYRNGDRNLNGIGGSTLMGRNINGGLGGSTLLGRNVNSYEALKSGNRNLNGIDVSSLTGRALRKNLNGIGGSGMLGRDVGEYSELSARFVDPLGGSNFVRNLDSLGGGNFVRNLDSLGGGNFVRNLDSLGGGNLVRNLDSLGGGNFVRNLDSLGGGNLVRNLDSLGGSNFVKKNLDQIGGPNLVKRNLDSLGGGNFVRNLDPLGGDNFVRALELGERNFL, encoded by the exons ATGATGCGTGCCGGGCGATTTGCTGTTGTCATAACTGCACTATTAGTCTGTTGCAACGCCGAACCACACAGG GAACAAGATGGGAGCGTAAATGAACACAGTTCAGAACGCTACGACGCTAATG atTATAGACAAAAAGAATTCGATTACCTACTGAGGTTTCTGCTGCAAAATGAATATCGGAATGGTGACCGTAACTTGAACGGTATCGGTGGTAGCACTTTGATGGGAAGAAACATTAATGGTGGTCTAGGAGGGAGTACGTTGTTAGGACGGAACGTAAACAGTTATGAAGCATTAAAAAGTggcaatagaaatttaaatggtATTGATGTCTCTTCTTTAACTGGTAGAGCTTTgaggaaaaatttaaatggaatcGGTGGCAGTGGAATGCTGGGTCGTGATGTAGGGGAATACAGCGAACTGAGTGCTCGTTTCGTAGATCCCCTCGGCGGGAGCAACTTCGTTCGCAACTTGGATTCACTCGGGGGAGGAAATTTCGTCAGGAATCTTGATTCACTAGGTGGAGGGAATTTCGTCAGGAATCTCGATTCACTCGGCGGGGGAAATTTGGTCAGGAACCTTGATTCACTAGGCGGGGGGAACTTCGTCAGGAATCTTGATTCACTGGGCGGCGGAAATTTGGTAAGGAATCTCGATTCACTGGGTGGAAGTAACTTCGTCAAAAAGAACCTTGATCAGATCGGAGGACCTAACCTTGTTAAGAGAAACTTAGATTCTCTGGGCGGCGGTAACTTCGTTAGAAATTTGGACCCTCTCGGCGGTGATAACTTTGTGCGAGCGCTGGAGCTGGGCGAGAGAaactttctttaa
- the LOC106710528 gene encoding gustatory and odorant receptor 22 — protein sequence MIPDHLFDEGIDNSLLHKDMKHLQHKTIYDRTQKDYEQEQRDLLSSQDGDTCEIHDQFYRDHKLLLVLFRALAVMPITRSRPGTITFSWTSSATIYAICFYILTTVIVLNVGYERIMILRSIRKFDDYIYAILFIVFLVPHFWIPFVGWGVAHQVAIYKTNWGKFQVRYYKVTGENLKFPNLKLSIMIISVGCLLLAVCFLLSLYALLDGFLLRHTIAYLHIITMINMNCALWYINCKGIKIASQSLSECFRRDVDIECSAKLISRYRYLWLNLSELLQSLGNAYARTYSTYCLFMFFNITIAIYGALSEIVDHGFGFSFKEVGLFVDAVYCSALLFIFADCSHKSTLTVAAGVVDTLMSIDVLSVDRPTQKEIDHFIQAIEMNPAVVSLKGYAHVNRELLTSAVSMIAIYLIVLLQFKISLPKDLQIPT from the exons ATGATACCGGATCATTTATTCGACGAAGGAATCGATAATTCTCTATTGCACAAAGATATGAAGCATTTGCAACATAAAACCATATACGATCGTACGCAGAAAGACTAT GAACAAGAACAACGTGATCTGCTTTCATCGCAAGATGGCGACACTTGTGAGATTCATGATCAGTTCTACCGCGACCATAAACTGCTGTTAGTGCTGTTTCGAGCACTTGCCGTGATGCCTATAACTCGTTCTAGACCAG ggACTATCACATTTAGCTGGACATCATCTGCTACTATCTacgcaatatgtttttacattcTGACCACTGTAATAGTGTTAAACGTTGGATACGAACGTATTATGATTTTGCGGTCGATTCGAAAGTTCGACGACTATATTTATGCGATTCTTTTCATCGTGTTCCTCGTCCCGCACTTCTGGATTCCATTCGTCGGCTGGGGAGTCGCTCATCAAGTCGCCATTTATAAAACCAATTGGGGAAAGTTCCAG GTGAGGTATTACAAAGTGACTGGAGAAAATCTTAAATTTCCTAACTTGAAGCTGTCGATCATGATCATCAGTGTGGGCTGTTTATTACTGGCTGTCTGTTTTTTACTCAGTCTATATGCTCTGTTAGACGGTTTTCTCTTGAGACACACGATAGCTTACCTACATATAATAACCATGATCAATATGAACTGCGCACTCTGGTACATCAATTGTAAAGGGATCAAGATAGCATCGCAAAGCCTCTCTGAATGCTTCCGTAGA GACGTGGATATCGAGTGTTCTGCAAAGCTGATATCTCGCTACCGCTACTTGTGGCTGAATCTATCGGAGCTCCTCCAGTCGCTGGGAAATGCTTACGCGAGAACATATTCTACTTATTGCCTCttcat GTTCTTCAATATTACGATAGCGATATACGGTGCTCTGTCAGAGATCGTAGACCACGGCTTCGGGTTCAGTTTTAAAGAAGTTGGCCTGTTCGTGGACGCGGTCTACTGCTCCGCCTTGCTCTTCATCTTTGCTGATTGCTCGCACAAATCAACACTTACG GTAGCAGCTGGTGTGGTAGATACATTGATGTCTATCGATGTACTTTCAGTAGATAGACCAACTCAAAAAGAG ATCGATCACTTCATTCAGGCAATTGAAATGAATCCAGCCGTAGTAAGCCTGAAGGGCTACGCTCATGTCAATAGAGAGTTGTTAACTTCT GCAGTCAGCATGATTGCGATATACCTGATAGTGCTTCTACAATTCAAGATTTCTTTGCCGAAAGATCTTCAAATACCaacttaa
- the LOC106710593 gene encoding charged multivesicular body protein 2b-B, translating into MNFFKKAPTVKEQQRQNDRELRKAGRDLERDKVALEREEKKLEMDIKKMAKEGNNDGCKILAKQLVQLRKQKTRIYAANSKISNVQIHNKAMSANIAIAGAMGTTAKTMGSINKVLNPHQIAKDMEAFKQANAKMDMTDEMISETLDDIMDESGDEQETEGIVNQVLDEIGIEISGKMANAPSVARNKVGNSTTDADKELMAQLAKLKS; encoded by the exons ATGAACTTCTTCAAAAAGGCACCGACTGTTAAAG aACAACAAAGACAAAATGATCGGGAACTCCGAAAAGCTGGAAGAGACTTGGAGAGGGACAAAGTGGCACTTGAGAGAGAGGAAAAGAAATTG GAAATGGATATAAAGAAGATGGCAAAAGAGGGCAATAATGATGGATGCAAAATACTAGCAAAACAATTGGTTCAACTGAGGAAACAAAAGACCAGAATATATGCTGCTAATAGCaag ATATCAAATGTACAAATACATAACAAAGCGATGAGTGCTAACATTGCAATAGCGGGAGCAATGGGTACCACAGCTAAGACAATGGGCAGTATTAACAAAGTTTTGAATCCACACCAAATAGCAAAGGACATGGAAGCCTTCAAACAAGCAAATGCTAAGATGGATATGACTGATGAAAtga TTTCAGAAACTCTTGATGACATTATGGATGAATCAGGCGATGAACAGGAGACTGAAGGCATTGTTAACCAAGTACTGGACGAGATTGGTATTGAAATCAGTGGAAAG ATGGCCAACGCTCCTTCGGTGGCTCGGAACAAAGTTGGCAATTCAACAACGGATGCTGACAAGGAGTTGATGGCACAACTAGCTAAACTTAAAtcataa
- the LOC106710634 gene encoding putative phospholipase B-like lamina ancestor isoform X1 encodes MSKMLKVVGASWLQTKISSYVLGFLGVLAIIALFAGQIERSQEDGNYAATVFYSEKTGYRIEYWGQSNKLADLPRGVARAYFRMDMKTTGWSLLEVETDGTYRDDIQAYAAGIVEGALTSYLIHTHLDNTVRAVCGEHARQCDRVKDELDKSVNIWKSYAAEREATDPFWHHVSLYYTQISGMYTGWKHGSERNANTKSDTDISELYWLNSMADVVELQRKMNITIDNNPVNKLPGLSSAFLRVVNETLENGTTTKRIYLAHNAAGSYLSMTRILKKYKLNYRKTSTDDAAVPGLSVEFSGYPGSVTSQDEFYVIRGDNHRMAVAGTTLRNYNKKLWKSVNITEQLPVGPRVAAANKLSANVSSWGRTLAAHNSGTATKQWLVVDFAHFHHIQQGKVKDRKEIVTEITVNNLLYRDVKHTIIHRWGGGRGRGAAWLLEQAPGRTQSADLTAALLDKHYWATYGLPFFKDVAELTHVTKMEAIYGKMFSESESPRAVTFKQGYKNATSLDSIIQLMRMNNITALSENQTKFPECSDELNCLLEEADLWSALGARGDIVRRHQEAYGVIDTKVVSGTTDGNSLDLVAISSPPFTEPPKLNLTEIKFNKGNVASIYTDAFDDEPTIDGLQIRDLVKQKAEEELEMLNKDILQPFQWSESSFKDITHEGLPDKWAFGPFKPQWSW; translated from the exons gAGCCAAGAAGACGGCAATTATGCGGCGACGGTGTTCTACTCGGAGAAGACCGGCTACCGCATCGAATACTGGGGCCAAAGCAATAAGCTGGCAGACCTACCCAGAGGGGTCGCCCGCGCTTACTTCAGAATGGATATGAAAACAACAGG ATGGTCACTTCTGGAAGTAGAAACTGACGGTACATATAGAGACGACATACAGGCGTATGCGGCGGGCATCGTAGAGGGGGCCTTAACATCCTACCTCATACACACACACCTTGATAACACGGTGCGCGCGGTGTGCGGCGAGCATGCGCGACAATGCGATAGGGTTAAAGACGAGCTTGACAAATCCGTCAACATCTGGAAAAGCTACGCAGCTGAAAGAGAAGCTACTGACCCCTTTTGGCAccat GTTTCATTGTACTACACACAAATCAGCGGTATGTACACTGGCTGGAAACACGGCAGCGAACGCAACGCCAACACAAAGTCCGACACGGACATATCGGAACTCTATTGGCTGAACTCCATGGCCGATGTGGTGGAGTTGCAGCGCAAGATGAACATAACCATAGACAACAACCCAGTGAACAAACTGCCGGGACTTTCGAGCGCTTTCTTAAGGGTCGTCAATGAAACATTAGAGAATGGGACAACGACGAAGAGAATTTATCTCGCGCATAATGCAGCTGGGAG ttatttatCAATGACTCGTATATTAAAGAAGTACAAGTTGAACTACCGGAAGACATCAACAGACGATGCGGCAGTCCCGGGGCTGTCGGTAGAGTTCTCCGGGTACCCGGGCTCCGTGACCAGCCAGGATGAGTTCTACGTCATCAGGGGAGATAACCACAGGATGGCGGTCGCGGGAACCACGCTCAGGAATTACAATAAGAAGCTCTGGAAGAGCGTTAACATCACAGAACAg TTGCCGGTCGGTCCCCGTGTTGCGGCCGCCAACAAGTTGTCAGCTAACGTGAGCTCGTGGGGGCGCACACTCGCCGCGCACAACTCCGGCACCGCCACCAAGCAGTGGCTGGTCGTCGACTTCGCGCACTTCCATCACATACAACAGGGGAAGGTGAAAGACAGAAAGGAGATCGTCACCGAGATCACTGTAAACAA ttTGTTGTACAGGGACGTAAAGCACACGATCATCCACCGCTGGGGCGGAGGGCGAGGGCGAGGCGCGGCCTGGCTGCTGGAGCAGGCGCCGGGCCGCACTCAGTCCGCAGATCTCACCGCCGCCTTGTTAGACAAGCACTACTGGGCCACATACGGACTGCCTTTCTTCAAG gaTGTAGCTGAATTGACACACGTGACCAAAATGGAAGCTATCTACGGCAAAATGTTCTCGGAATCTGAATCGCCTCGTGCCGTTACATTCAAACAGGGCTACAAGAACGCCACTTCGTTAGATAGTATCATACAACTGATGCGTATGAACAATATCACAGCGCTCAGTGAAAATCAAACCAAGTTTCCAGAATGTTCCGACGAATTAAACTGTCTTCTAGAGGAAGCCGATCTCTGGTCTGCGCTCGGAGCTAGAGGAGATATTGTGAGACGACATCAAGAAGCGTATGGAGTTATTGATACGAAAGTTGTTAGtg GTACAACAGACGGCAATAGCTTAGATCTTGTTGCTATATCAAGTCCGCCATTCACGGAGCCACCAAAACTAAACCTAACGGAGATAAAGTTTAACAAAGGAAACGTTGCTTCCATATATACTGACGCGTTTGACGACGAACCTACTATAGATGGTCTTCAAATACGGGACCTCGTCAAACAAAAAGCCGAAGAAGAATTAGAAATGCTTAACAAGGACATTTTACAACCCTTCCAATGGTCGGAGAGCTCATTTAAAGATATCACACACGAAGGTTTACCCGACAAATGGGCTTTTGGCCCCTTCAAGCCACAATGGTCCTGGTGA
- the LOC106710634 gene encoding putative phospholipase B-like lamina ancestor isoform X2 has translation MSKMLKVVGASWLQTKISSYVLGFLGVLAIIALFAGQIERSQEDGNYAATVFYSEKTGYRIEYWGQSNKLADLPRGVARAYFRMDMKTTGWSLLEVETDGTYRDDIQAYAAGIVEGALTSYLIHTHLDNTVRAVCGEHARQCDRVKDELDKSVNIWKSYAAEREATDPFWHHVSLYYTQISGMYTGWKHGSERNANTKSDTDISELYWLNSMADVVELQRKMNITIDNNPVNKLPGLSSAFLRVVNETLENGTTTKRIYLAHNAAGSYLSMTRILKKYKLNYRKTSTDDAAVPGLSVEFSGYPGSVTSQDEFYVIRGDNHRMAVAGTTLRNYNKKLWKSVNITEQLPVGPRVAAANKLSANVSSWGRTLAAHNSGTATKQWLVVDFAHFHHIQQGKVKDRKEIVTEITVNKDVKHTIIHRWGGGRGRGAAWLLEQAPGRTQSADLTAALLDKHYWATYGLPFFKDVAELTHVTKMEAIYGKMFSESESPRAVTFKQGYKNATSLDSIIQLMRMNNITALSENQTKFPECSDELNCLLEEADLWSALGARGDIVRRHQEAYGVIDTKVVSGTTDGNSLDLVAISSPPFTEPPKLNLTEIKFNKGNVASIYTDAFDDEPTIDGLQIRDLVKQKAEEELEMLNKDILQPFQWSESSFKDITHEGLPDKWAFGPFKPQWSW, from the exons gAGCCAAGAAGACGGCAATTATGCGGCGACGGTGTTCTACTCGGAGAAGACCGGCTACCGCATCGAATACTGGGGCCAAAGCAATAAGCTGGCAGACCTACCCAGAGGGGTCGCCCGCGCTTACTTCAGAATGGATATGAAAACAACAGG ATGGTCACTTCTGGAAGTAGAAACTGACGGTACATATAGAGACGACATACAGGCGTATGCGGCGGGCATCGTAGAGGGGGCCTTAACATCCTACCTCATACACACACACCTTGATAACACGGTGCGCGCGGTGTGCGGCGAGCATGCGCGACAATGCGATAGGGTTAAAGACGAGCTTGACAAATCCGTCAACATCTGGAAAAGCTACGCAGCTGAAAGAGAAGCTACTGACCCCTTTTGGCAccat GTTTCATTGTACTACACACAAATCAGCGGTATGTACACTGGCTGGAAACACGGCAGCGAACGCAACGCCAACACAAAGTCCGACACGGACATATCGGAACTCTATTGGCTGAACTCCATGGCCGATGTGGTGGAGTTGCAGCGCAAGATGAACATAACCATAGACAACAACCCAGTGAACAAACTGCCGGGACTTTCGAGCGCTTTCTTAAGGGTCGTCAATGAAACATTAGAGAATGGGACAACGACGAAGAGAATTTATCTCGCGCATAATGCAGCTGGGAG ttatttatCAATGACTCGTATATTAAAGAAGTACAAGTTGAACTACCGGAAGACATCAACAGACGATGCGGCAGTCCCGGGGCTGTCGGTAGAGTTCTCCGGGTACCCGGGCTCCGTGACCAGCCAGGATGAGTTCTACGTCATCAGGGGAGATAACCACAGGATGGCGGTCGCGGGAACCACGCTCAGGAATTACAATAAGAAGCTCTGGAAGAGCGTTAACATCACAGAACAg TTGCCGGTCGGTCCCCGTGTTGCGGCCGCCAACAAGTTGTCAGCTAACGTGAGCTCGTGGGGGCGCACACTCGCCGCGCACAACTCCGGCACCGCCACCAAGCAGTGGCTGGTCGTCGACTTCGCGCACTTCCATCACATACAACAGGGGAAGGTGAAAGACAGAAAGGAGATCGTCACCGAGATCACTGTAAACAA GGACGTAAAGCACACGATCATCCACCGCTGGGGCGGAGGGCGAGGGCGAGGCGCGGCCTGGCTGCTGGAGCAGGCGCCGGGCCGCACTCAGTCCGCAGATCTCACCGCCGCCTTGTTAGACAAGCACTACTGGGCCACATACGGACTGCCTTTCTTCAAG gaTGTAGCTGAATTGACACACGTGACCAAAATGGAAGCTATCTACGGCAAAATGTTCTCGGAATCTGAATCGCCTCGTGCCGTTACATTCAAACAGGGCTACAAGAACGCCACTTCGTTAGATAGTATCATACAACTGATGCGTATGAACAATATCACAGCGCTCAGTGAAAATCAAACCAAGTTTCCAGAATGTTCCGACGAATTAAACTGTCTTCTAGAGGAAGCCGATCTCTGGTCTGCGCTCGGAGCTAGAGGAGATATTGTGAGACGACATCAAGAAGCGTATGGAGTTATTGATACGAAAGTTGTTAGtg GTACAACAGACGGCAATAGCTTAGATCTTGTTGCTATATCAAGTCCGCCATTCACGGAGCCACCAAAACTAAACCTAACGGAGATAAAGTTTAACAAAGGAAACGTTGCTTCCATATATACTGACGCGTTTGACGACGAACCTACTATAGATGGTCTTCAAATACGGGACCTCGTCAAACAAAAAGCCGAAGAAGAATTAGAAATGCTTAACAAGGACATTTTACAACCCTTCCAATGGTCGGAGAGCTCATTTAAAGATATCACACACGAAGGTTTACCCGACAAATGGGCTTTTGGCCCCTTCAAGCCACAATGGTCCTGGTGA